A single window of Acidobacteriota bacterium DNA harbors:
- a CDS encoding DUF349 domain-containing protein, giving the protein MGLIDRLRSHPRWKHQDAEVRLEAVREMTADARDTLAELATTDDDARVRKAAVARLDHVETLGRVAAGDGDAGVREEAAARLAAMAADATDEAMGRAAIDALGSGADARIYLTLAKGAFLDAVGRAAVDALRDSKALSAVARQSRHELVARAALDRLDDPAELAQVALRSEHRDVALAALDRVSDREAIEQVASRAKHKAVVRRARALLRQPGESDPPVDQAGTPLRSDPVDEASETPVATQHDDQQPPAADVLTRSPAPVEEPVVESPLLEVPEAVAAPPPEPVAATAALVEAPEPVETPEAVEAPDAVEASDAVETPEAVDAPEAVEASDAVEASAPAEVPVPVVVADTPEQRAEKLAHLVQLLDGAEQVLAATDFSDARTRWNALRRDWTSMLPGLELDEETAARVTRIETQIDERESALREARTRQQHENLLRLQHLSEQLEKVAQSERLTLRDAERALREARAALDAPGPLPSRQDQQAMVARLKSVQSLVFPRVQDLREADEWERWANAGVQESLIRRLEALREEADPANVARQLRQIHDEWHKVRTVPREKGHDLWQRYKTIEAEIRDRCESFFQHVATERGENLKAKEALCEQVEALAESTDWIRTAETIKGLQAQWKTLGPVTPGHEKAIWERFRAACDRFFTRRKQDLTERKTVWTVNLQKKEQICAALEALAETTDWDHALAEVKRLQADWRTVGPVKRSRAESLLLRFRNASEHFFDSYAHRNDQEVARQSAVREQVCQSLDALLPTGDEQAMVPEEGILKHVLALKRQWDSAPTLPRAEGEPLAVRFAQAMNRLSELHAEAFKGSELDPETTRQRLEHLCELVEGLAGEDRTSEQLSPAAILATQWREALAANTIGGRADDEAKWRNAAEEIRKAQAAWRRIGPLPDATARELNDRFQRACNRFFRQRERRNPTAPQAR; this is encoded by the coding sequence ATGGGACTGATCGACCGACTGCGATCGCATCCACGATGGAAGCACCAGGACGCGGAGGTGCGCCTCGAGGCCGTTCGAGAGATGACCGCCGACGCTCGCGACACGCTCGCGGAGCTGGCGACGACAGATGACGACGCCCGCGTGCGGAAGGCGGCCGTCGCTCGTCTGGATCACGTGGAGACGCTGGGTCGGGTGGCGGCCGGGGACGGTGATGCCGGTGTGCGCGAAGAAGCCGCGGCAAGGCTTGCGGCCATGGCCGCCGACGCCACAGACGAAGCGATGGGACGTGCCGCCATCGACGCCCTTGGAAGCGGGGCCGATGCGCGTATCTACCTCACGCTCGCGAAGGGGGCTTTCCTGGACGCGGTGGGCCGTGCCGCCGTCGATGCCCTCCGCGATTCAAAGGCCCTTAGCGCTGTGGCGCGCCAGTCGCGCCACGAGTTGGTGGCACGAGCTGCGCTCGACCGTCTGGACGATCCCGCCGAACTGGCGCAGGTCGCCCTGCGGAGCGAGCACCGCGATGTCGCGCTGGCGGCTCTCGATCGGGTGTCCGATCGGGAGGCGATCGAGCAGGTCGCGAGCCGTGCCAAACACAAAGCCGTGGTTCGCCGGGCCCGCGCGTTGTTGCGCCAGCCCGGTGAATCTGATCCGCCAGTTGACCAGGCCGGGACACCGTTGAGGTCCGATCCGGTCGATGAGGCGTCCGAGACACCCGTGGCCACACAACACGACGACCAGCAGCCGCCAGCCGCAGACGTTCTGACTCGATCGCCAGCCCCAGTCGAGGAGCCTGTGGTTGAGAGTCCGCTGTTGGAGGTGCCAGAAGCGGTAGCTGCTCCGCCGCCTGAGCCGGTCGCGGCGACGGCCGCGCTTGTGGAGGCACCCGAGCCGGTGGAGACACCAGAGGCGGTGGAGGCACCAGACGCGGTGGAGGCATCAGACGCGGTGGAGACACCAGAGGCGGTGGACGCACCAGAGGCGGTGGAGGCATCAGACGCGGTGGAGGCATCAGCGCCTGCGGAGGTGCCCGTCCCGGTCGTGGTGGCGGACACGCCCGAGCAGCGCGCCGAAAAGCTGGCGCATCTCGTGCAGTTGCTCGATGGTGCCGAGCAGGTGTTGGCCGCCACGGATTTTTCTGACGCCCGCACGCGGTGGAACGCGCTCCGGCGAGACTGGACGTCGATGCTGCCCGGCCTCGAGTTAGACGAGGAGACGGCCGCCAGAGTGACGCGGATTGAAACGCAGATTGACGAGCGCGAATCCGCGCTGCGCGAGGCCCGCACCAGACAGCAGCACGAGAACCTGCTTCGCCTGCAGCACCTCAGCGAACAACTCGAAAAGGTTGCCCAGAGCGAGCGGCTGACATTGCGTGACGCCGAACGCGCGCTGCGGGAGGCCCGCGCCGCGCTCGATGCGCCGGGGCCGCTGCCGTCGAGACAGGACCAGCAAGCGATGGTCGCGAGGCTGAAGTCGGTTCAGTCGCTCGTGTTCCCGCGCGTCCAGGATCTGCGCGAAGCCGACGAGTGGGAGCGCTGGGCGAACGCCGGCGTGCAGGAATCACTCATCCGCCGGCTCGAAGCCCTGCGCGAGGAGGCTGATCCGGCCAATGTGGCCCGGCAGTTGCGGCAGATTCATGACGAGTGGCACAAGGTCCGCACGGTGCCGCGCGAGAAGGGCCACGACCTCTGGCAGCGCTACAAGACGATCGAGGCCGAGATTCGCGATCGGTGTGAGTCGTTCTTCCAGCATGTCGCGACCGAGCGTGGCGAGAACCTCAAGGCCAAGGAAGCGTTGTGCGAGCAGGTTGAGGCGCTGGCCGAATCGACCGACTGGATTCGCACGGCCGAGACCATCAAGGGACTGCAGGCGCAGTGGAAGACGCTCGGTCCCGTGACGCCTGGCCACGAGAAGGCCATCTGGGAGCGGTTCCGCGCCGCCTGCGATCGCTTCTTCACCCGTCGCAAGCAGGACCTGACCGAGCGCAAGACCGTCTGGACTGTCAACCTGCAGAAGAAGGAACAGATCTGCGCGGCGCTCGAGGCGTTGGCGGAGACCACCGATTGGGACCATGCGCTCGCCGAGGTCAAGCGGCTGCAGGCGGACTGGCGCACCGTGGGGCCCGTCAAGCGCAGCCGGGCCGAGTCGCTGCTGTTGCGGTTCAGAAACGCCAGCGAGCATTTCTTCGACAGCTACGCGCATCGCAACGATCAGGAAGTGGCCCGGCAGTCGGCCGTGCGGGAACAGGTGTGCCAGAGCCTCGATGCGCTGCTGCCGACCGGCGACGAGCAGGCCATGGTGCCTGAGGAAGGGATCCTGAAGCACGTGCTGGCGCTCAAGCGTCAGTGGGACTCGGCGCCGACACTGCCGCGCGCCGAAGGTGAGCCGCTCGCCGTGCGTTTCGCGCAGGCGATGAATCGACTTTCCGAGCTGCATGCCGAAGCCTTCAAAGGCAGCGAGTTGGATCCGGAGACCACCCGTCAGCGTCTCGAGCACCTGTGCGAGCTGGTCGAAGGCCTTGCTGGCGAGGATCGGACCTCCGAGCAGCTGTCGCCGGCGGCGATTCTCGCGACGCAATGGCGCGAGGCGCTCGCGGCCAACACGATTGGCGGGCGGGCCGACGACGAGGCGAAGTGGCGGAACGCCGCTGAGGAGATCCGCAAAGCCCAGGCCGCGTGGCGGCGGATTGGTCCACTGCCAGACGCGACGGCCCGCGAGCTGAACGATCGGTTCCAGCGGGCCTGCAACCGGTTCTTCCGGCAGCGCGAGCGGCGCAATCCTACGGCGCCTCAGGCGCGATAG
- a CDS encoding M14 family metallopeptidase, which produces MRASRLAVAIVLGLSLLLTSSSTARLVAYAQQAPAMQTPEKFLGFRVGADTKLARWDRIVDYMRLVAAASDRVRFRELGKTTQGNPFIALEISAAENLKKIDYYRGLERRLYFRDGTPTDAQRDEIFQAGKAVVVVTCNIHSTEIGASQMVLDLVYRLATDNSPRVQHVLNNVILLLVPSLNPDGQIMVVDWYNKNLGTEFEPSQMPWLYHPYVGHDNNRDMYMFTQKESQLTAKLLWQDWFPAVWLDEHQQGANGARIFVMPATDPINPNVHPLIYRWNTLFGQTQGAALEAAGKDGIIYNATYTNFWQGAMAWSGWWHNQVGLLTEVASVRVASPTEQRRAEMGRPPAPTSGEGGGRGGGGRGGQGDAGGVMPPPTDVMPRTEYPRPWLGGRWTLRDIVDYELIATMATLELAADQRETLLRQIYEVNRATIDAGRKGDPAAIVVTPSTQHDPAAAYRLVGRLQMGGVDVYQADATFKADDKDYPAGTFVIPMTQVFARYAKDMLEKQTYPEVRRGGPNSPPEPPYDVTSWSLGMLLGVDVTFVKKPIGESVRLTKVSDTPKIAGAVTGTGKRFVFDYTGPDAAIAINRLFKDGARVSLVQAQDASGPVSRVEVTGATPKAMQAMATSLGLQIRADDKPLTAGAGRSLALKAPRLAMYQPWSGNMDEGWTRWVIEQHEFPYTSLHNADIKAGKLREKFDVILFADQQPESIVRGNEAASVRPEYRGGIGDEGVKALKAFVAQGGTLVMLGNACDFAIDRFPLPVKNLKRGLSRDQQFAPGTIMRIQVDTSHPMGAGMDASTYGFYINSPFFALTEGFASQKTSVIVRYPNADLVASGWLKGEELMTGRAAVVSVDLAPGRIVLFGLRPQHRAQTQATFPLLFNAIYLAAAQEGK; this is translated from the coding sequence ATGCGCGCATCACGCCTCGCGGTTGCGATTGTTCTGGGACTGTCCCTGCTCCTGACATCGAGTTCGACGGCGAGGCTGGTTGCCTACGCCCAGCAGGCGCCGGCCATGCAGACGCCTGAGAAGTTTCTGGGCTTCCGTGTCGGCGCCGACACGAAGCTGGCCCGCTGGGACAGGATCGTGGACTACATGCGGCTGGTGGCCGCCGCCTCGGATCGCGTCCGGTTCCGCGAACTGGGCAAGACGACGCAGGGCAATCCGTTCATCGCGCTCGAGATCAGCGCCGCTGAGAACCTGAAGAAGATCGACTACTACCGCGGCCTCGAACGCCGCCTCTACTTCCGCGACGGCACGCCGACCGATGCGCAGCGTGACGAGATCTTTCAGGCCGGCAAAGCGGTCGTCGTCGTGACGTGCAACATTCACTCGACCGAGATCGGCGCGTCGCAGATGGTGCTCGATCTCGTGTACCGGTTGGCTACTGACAACTCGCCGCGCGTGCAGCACGTGCTCAACAACGTGATTCTGCTGCTGGTCCCAAGCCTCAATCCGGACGGCCAGATCATGGTGGTCGACTGGTACAACAAGAACCTGGGCACCGAGTTCGAGCCGTCGCAGATGCCGTGGCTGTATCACCCGTACGTCGGCCACGACAACAACCGCGATATGTACATGTTCACGCAGAAAGAAAGCCAGCTGACGGCGAAGCTCCTGTGGCAGGACTGGTTCCCGGCGGTCTGGCTCGACGAGCACCAGCAGGGCGCCAACGGCGCGCGCATCTTCGTGATGCCGGCCACCGACCCCATCAACCCCAACGTGCACCCGCTTATCTATCGGTGGAATACCCTGTTCGGCCAGACGCAGGGCGCGGCGCTCGAGGCCGCCGGCAAGGACGGCATCATCTACAACGCCACCTACACGAACTTCTGGCAAGGCGCGATGGCCTGGAGTGGATGGTGGCACAACCAGGTCGGCCTGCTGACCGAAGTGGCTTCCGTGCGCGTCGCATCGCCGACCGAGCAGCGCAGAGCCGAGATGGGGCGGCCGCCCGCTCCGACCTCTGGCGAAGGTGGCGGGCGGGGCGGCGGCGGTCGAGGAGGACAGGGCGATGCCGGTGGTGTGATGCCGCCACCGACCGACGTCATGCCGCGAACGGAGTATCCGCGACCCTGGCTTGGTGGCCGTTGGACACTCCGCGACATCGTCGACTACGAACTGATCGCGACGATGGCCACGCTCGAACTGGCGGCTGATCAGAGGGAGACGCTGCTGCGCCAGATTTATGAGGTCAATCGCGCGACGATCGACGCCGGCAGGAAGGGCGATCCGGCCGCGATCGTGGTGACGCCATCGACGCAGCACGACCCGGCTGCCGCGTACCGCCTGGTTGGACGCCTCCAGATGGGTGGGGTCGATGTGTATCAGGCCGACGCGACGTTCAAAGCGGATGACAAGGACTACCCCGCCGGCACGTTCGTCATCCCGATGACGCAGGTGTTTGCGCGGTACGCCAAGGACATGCTCGAGAAACAGACCTACCCGGAGGTCCGCCGTGGCGGTCCCAACTCGCCGCCTGAGCCGCCCTACGACGTCACCTCGTGGTCGCTGGGGATGCTGCTCGGCGTCGACGTGACGTTCGTCAAGAAGCCGATAGGCGAAAGCGTGCGCCTGACGAAGGTGAGCGACACGCCAAAAATCGCCGGCGCGGTCACCGGCACCGGCAAGCGCTTCGTGTTCGACTACACCGGGCCGGATGCGGCCATCGCGATCAACCGGCTGTTCAAGGACGGCGCGCGTGTCAGCCTCGTACAGGCGCAGGACGCGTCGGGTCCAGTGTCGCGCGTTGAGGTCACGGGTGCCACGCCGAAGGCCATGCAGGCGATGGCTACCTCGCTGGGCCTGCAGATTCGCGCCGACGACAAACCGTTGACGGCCGGCGCGGGCCGGTCGCTGGCGCTGAAGGCACCACGCCTCGCGATGTACCAGCCCTGGTCGGGCAACATGGACGAGGGCTGGACGCGCTGGGTGATCGAACAGCACGAGTTCCCGTACACGTCGCTGCACAATGCCGACATCAAGGCGGGCAAGCTGCGCGAGAAATTCGACGTGATTCTCTTCGCCGATCAGCAGCCAGAGAGCATCGTCAGGGGCAACGAGGCGGCCAGCGTGCGGCCCGAGTACCGCGGCGGCATTGGTGATGAGGGGGTCAAGGCGCTGAAGGCGTTCGTGGCGCAGGGCGGCACACTCGTGATGCTCGGCAACGCCTGCGACTTCGCCATCGATCGGTTCCCGCTGCCGGTGAAGAACCTGAAGCGGGGATTGAGCCGCGATCAGCAGTTCGCGCCGGGCACGATCATGCGCATCCAGGTCGACACCAGTCATCCGATGGGTGCCGGGATGGACGCGAGCACGTACGGCTTCTATATCAACAGCCCGTTCTTCGCGCTCACCGAGGGGTTCGCGTCACAGAAGACGTCGGTCATCGTGCGGTACCCGAACGCGGACCTGGTCGCGTCGGGGTGGCTCAAGGGCGAGGAGTTGATGACCGGCCGGGCGGCCGTCGTGTCGGTCGATCTCGCCCCCGGGCGCATCGTCTTGTTCGGGCTGCGGCCGCAACACCGGGCCCAGACGCAGGCGACGTTCCCGCTGCTGTTTAACGCCATCTACCTGGCCGCGGCGCAGGAGGGGAAGTAG
- a CDS encoding cytochrome c-type biogenesis protein CcmH: protein MGILTSFFIALLLAAPPPDPQALEREAKQIEAMLIAPCCWSQQVSLHQSPVADEIKANIRRMLAQNKTRQQILDAYVAEYGDRILAEPPARGFSAALYVLPWVFLAGSIGLVVTVVRRLRASAPRVPALASAPRAPSPESEAEADRLDEELRNLD from the coding sequence ATGGGCATCCTGACGTCATTCTTCATCGCGCTGTTGCTGGCCGCTCCGCCTCCTGATCCGCAGGCGCTCGAGCGGGAGGCCAAGCAGATCGAAGCGATGTTGATCGCGCCGTGCTGCTGGAGCCAGCAGGTCTCGCTCCATCAGTCGCCGGTGGCAGATGAAATCAAGGCCAACATCCGTCGGATGCTGGCTCAGAACAAGACGCGGCAGCAGATTCTCGACGCGTACGTCGCGGAGTATGGTGATCGGATCCTGGCCGAGCCGCCCGCGCGCGGGTTCAGTGCGGCGCTGTACGTGCTCCCCTGGGTGTTTCTGGCTGGCAGCATCGGCCTCGTCGTGACGGTCGTGCGTCGACTCCGAGCGTCTGCCCCGCGCGTTCCAGCGCTGGCGTCTGCACCGCGTGCACCATCGCCCGAGAGTGAAGCCGAGGCGGACCGCCTCGATGAAGAACTTCGGAACCTGGATTGA
- a CDS encoding M28 family metallopeptidase, translating to MTKRLAFILSGVLLAAAFGAGLLAQAAKLPVVAPSISVPALLDHVKVLSSDQFEGRAPGTRGEDLTVAYIEDQFKKVGLKPGNPDGTYIQKVPMVGITPDPSTSLTFAKGTVTQTLKFKDDVVAWTKRVQPRVSLDASDVVFVGYGVQAPEYGWDDYKGVDLTGKTVIVLVGDPPVPDPKDPTKLDPKVFGGRAMTYYGRWTYKYEMGAEKKAAAVLIVHETGPAGYPFSVVQGKVKEQFDLLTPDQGLGRAAIEGWITLDQAKALCLLAGQDYAALKKQALTRDFRPVPLGVTASMTIANTIRTIDSRNVAGKIVGSDPRLKDEYVIFTSHWDHFGIGAPVNGDKIYHGALDNATGIGGMIEIARAYAKLPVAPKRSLLFLAVTAEEQGLLGSDYYARTPLYPLRSTLAAINMDGLNVYGKTRDLTVVGLGNSDLDDYARDAAAEQGRHLVPDPKPEDGGYFRSDHFPFAKQGVPAINAGGGEDVIGKPAGWARKAQDEYTALHYHKPSDVMRPDWDMAGAVQDLQVYYVMGYRVAQADKFPEWKPGTEFKARRDKMMGK from the coding sequence ATGACGAAACGACTCGCATTCATCCTGTCCGGAGTTCTGCTGGCCGCGGCGTTCGGCGCAGGCCTGCTCGCTCAAGCGGCGAAGCTCCCGGTCGTGGCGCCGTCGATCAGCGTTCCGGCGCTGCTGGATCACGTCAAGGTGCTGTCGTCCGACCAGTTCGAGGGCCGGGCACCCGGCACGCGTGGTGAAGATCTGACGGTGGCGTACATCGAAGACCAGTTCAAGAAGGTCGGCCTCAAGCCAGGCAACCCGGACGGCACCTACATCCAGAAGGTGCCGATGGTCGGCATCACCCCGGATCCCTCGACATCGCTGACCTTCGCGAAAGGGACGGTTACGCAGACGCTGAAGTTCAAAGACGACGTGGTCGCGTGGACCAAGCGCGTGCAGCCGCGCGTCAGCCTCGACGCATCCGACGTGGTCTTCGTGGGCTACGGGGTGCAGGCGCCGGAGTATGGGTGGGACGACTACAAGGGCGTGGATCTTACCGGCAAGACGGTGATCGTGCTCGTGGGCGATCCTCCAGTGCCGGACCCCAAGGACCCGACCAAACTCGATCCCAAGGTCTTCGGCGGACGGGCCATGACGTACTACGGGCGCTGGACCTACAAGTACGAGATGGGGGCCGAGAAGAAAGCGGCCGCGGTGCTGATCGTGCACGAGACCGGGCCCGCGGGGTATCCGTTCTCGGTGGTGCAGGGCAAGGTCAAGGAACAGTTCGATCTGCTGACGCCCGACCAGGGGCTGGGGCGGGCGGCTATCGAAGGCTGGATCACGCTCGATCAGGCAAAGGCACTCTGCCTGCTCGCCGGCCAGGACTACGCCGCGCTCAAGAAGCAGGCGCTCACGCGCGACTTCAGGCCGGTGCCGCTCGGGGTGACCGCCTCGATGACGATCGCCAATACGATCCGCACGATCGATTCGCGTAATGTGGCCGGCAAGATTGTGGGCAGCGATCCCAGGCTCAAGGATGAGTACGTCATCTTCACGTCGCACTGGGACCACTTCGGCATCGGGGCGCCCGTCAACGGCGACAAGATCTACCACGGAGCGCTCGACAACGCGACCGGCATCGGCGGGATGATCGAGATCGCGCGGGCGTACGCGAAACTGCCGGTGGCCCCGAAGCGTTCGCTGCTGTTTCTGGCGGTGACGGCCGAAGAGCAGGGTTTGCTCGGATCCGACTACTACGCGCGCACGCCGCTCTATCCGCTGCGAAGCACGCTGGCCGCCATCAACATGGACGGGCTGAACGTCTACGGCAAGACGCGCGACCTGACGGTGGTGGGGTTGGGCAACTCTGATCTGGACGACTACGCACGCGACGCCGCGGCCGAGCAGGGGCGGCACCTCGTGCCCGATCCGAAGCCTGAGGACGGCGGCTACTTCCGTTCGGATCATTTCCCGTTTGCGAAACAGGGAGTGCCGGCCATCAACGCGGGCGGTGGCGAAGACGTGATCGGAAAGCCGGCAGGCTGGGCGCGCAAAGCCCAGGACGAGTACACCGCGCTGCATTATCACAAGCCATCAGACGTCATGCGTCCGGACTGGGACATGGCCGGAGCCGTCCAGGATCTGCAGGTCTACTACGTGATGGGATACCGCGTGGCGCAGGCTGACAAGTTTCCCGAGTGGAAGCCCGGCACCGAGTTCAAGGCCCGCCGAGACAAGATGATGGGAAAGTAG
- the rsgA gene encoding ribosome small subunit-dependent GTPase A gives MVDLRDLGWDASFEQHFEEHGRRGLTAARVTLEHQHIYTVQAADGESLATVAGGLRHRAAGRHEFPAVGDWVAITPVAGGRRGVIQVILPRRSKFSRKVAGRETTEQVVAANIDTVFLMMGLDGDYNLRRIERYLITARDGGASPVVVLNKADICADVEARVREVQAVAQTAPVHAVSTKDDGLLDVLDPYLIAGRTIALLGSSGVGKSTLVNRLVGHQMQPTRAVRASDHRGRHTTTNRELIIVTGGALLIDTPGLRELQLWDGAGGMDATFDDIEVLGGGCRFRDCRHDAEPGCAVKAAADAGQLDGGRLESYRELHRERAFLASQQDERAGQERKRQARTISKIIRDFKPRE, from the coding sequence ATGGTGGATCTCCGGGATCTCGGCTGGGACGCGTCTTTCGAGCAGCACTTCGAGGAGCACGGCCGGCGCGGCCTCACGGCGGCGCGCGTGACCCTCGAGCACCAGCACATCTACACGGTGCAGGCCGCCGACGGCGAGTCGCTGGCGACGGTGGCGGGCGGGCTGCGCCACCGCGCGGCCGGCCGCCACGAGTTTCCCGCGGTTGGCGACTGGGTGGCCATCACCCCGGTCGCGGGGGGCCGCCGCGGCGTCATTCAGGTCATCCTGCCCCGCAGGAGCAAATTCTCCCGGAAGGTCGCGGGGCGCGAAACCACCGAGCAGGTGGTGGCGGCCAACATCGACACGGTGTTTCTGATGATGGGGCTCGACGGCGATTACAACCTGCGCCGCATCGAGCGGTATCTGATCACCGCACGCGACGGCGGCGCCTCCCCGGTGGTCGTCCTGAACAAGGCAGACATCTGCGCCGATGTCGAAGCCCGGGTGCGGGAAGTCCAGGCGGTCGCGCAGACGGCGCCGGTGCACGCTGTCAGCACGAAGGATGACGGGCTCCTCGACGTCCTTGACCCCTACCTGATTGCCGGCCGGACCATCGCGCTGCTGGGGTCGTCGGGCGTCGGCAAGTCCACGCTGGTGAACCGCCTGGTGGGGCACCAGATGCAACCCACGCGAGCGGTTCGCGCCAGTGATCATCGTGGCCGTCACACAACGACGAATCGGGAACTCATCATCGTCACGGGCGGCGCGCTGCTCATCGACACGCCCGGCCTGCGTGAGCTGCAGTTGTGGGACGGGGCCGGCGGGATGGACGCCACCTTTGACGATATCGAAGTGCTTGGCGGGGGGTGCCGGTTTCGCGATTGCCGGCACGACGCCGAACCGGGGTGCGCGGTGAAGGCCGCCGCCGACGCAGGTCAGCTCGATGGCGGCCGGCTGGAGAGCTACCGTGAGCTGCACAGAGAACGGGCGTTTCTGGCCAGCCAGCAGGACGAGCGGGCCGGGCAGGAGCGTAAGCGCCAGGCGCGGACGATCTCGAAGATCATCCGCGACTTCAAACCGCGCGAATAG
- a CDS encoding metalloregulator ArsR/SmtB family transcription factor — protein sequence MIEVAAIFRLLGEEVRLRLLRVLSRERLNVTELTAVLGLAQSGVSRHLGLLKDAGLVDEEPAGGFTYYRLSQALASGPLSGLWTHIDSDASGMGTSPLVRGDEARLQEVLRVRRENFDPHASDAGLLVPGRSWAAWARALGALLPPVEVADLACGEGYLTVEAARWARRVIAIDRDPEVLQRARALARKRGITNVTWKRGDIERLPIEAASVDVALLSQALHQAADPARAVAEAVRILRPGGRLLVLELRPHDQIWVKERLGDQWLGFADDAIARMLRTAGLVDVSVQLGARRAGGPFAVTIASGRKQEPPRRPRRARTRRK from the coding sequence ATGATTGAGGTTGCTGCCATCTTCCGGCTGCTCGGCGAAGAGGTGCGGCTGCGCCTCCTGCGGGTGCTCTCGCGCGAGCGTCTGAACGTGACCGAATTGACCGCCGTGCTCGGCCTGGCGCAATCCGGCGTCTCACGCCATCTCGGGCTGCTCAAGGACGCGGGCCTGGTCGACGAGGAGCCTGCCGGCGGATTTACGTACTACCGATTGAGCCAGGCCCTCGCCAGCGGACCGCTCTCCGGCCTCTGGACGCACATCGACAGCGACGCCAGCGGGATGGGCACCAGTCCGCTCGTCCGCGGAGACGAGGCGCGCCTCCAGGAAGTGCTGCGCGTGAGGCGCGAGAACTTCGACCCGCACGCCTCAGACGCCGGACTGCTCGTGCCGGGCCGGAGTTGGGCCGCCTGGGCCCGCGCGCTCGGGGCTCTGCTGCCGCCCGTTGAGGTCGCCGACCTCGCGTGCGGCGAGGGTTACCTGACGGTCGAAGCCGCCAGGTGGGCGCGCCGCGTGATCGCGATTGATCGGGACCCGGAGGTGCTGCAGAGGGCCCGCGCCCTCGCCCGCAAACGCGGCATCACGAATGTCACCTGGAAGCGGGGCGACATCGAACGGCTGCCGATCGAGGCAGCGAGCGTCGACGTGGCGCTGCTGTCACAGGCCCTGCACCAGGCCGCTGATCCGGCCCGAGCCGTCGCGGAGGCCGTTCGGATTCTCCGGCCGGGCGGCCGCCTGCTCGTGCTCGAGCTGCGGCCTCACGACCAGATATGGGTCAAGGAGCGGCTCGGCGATCAGTGGCTCGGCTTCGCCGATGACGCCATTGCCCGCATGCTGCGGACCGCCGGGCTCGTCGATGTCAGCGTCCAGTTGGGGGCGCGCAGGGCCGGGGGCCCCTTCGCCGTCACCATCGCCAGCGGGCGCAAACAGGAGCCTCCCCGGCGCCCGCGGCGCGCCCGGACCAGGCGCAAGTAG